The following proteins are co-located in the Microplitis demolitor isolate Queensland-Clemson2020A chromosome 5, iyMicDemo2.1a, whole genome shotgun sequence genome:
- the LOC103572620 gene encoding cyclin-dependent kinase inhibitor 1C-like — MVQTSGLASENAPERPPATGSLWRISDKPPAHDPEAQLELPPVLNKLPNIPPSKPPAIGTLFNMLPAPAVDPAPEVAALAAFEALDAWDPAPLAASVADPAVLEAFAADPAALAASVAAPAAAVLEELEALAASEPAAVPVPAALDASEAAPEPAALAASAA; from the exons ATGGTACAGACTTCGGGACTAGCTTCGGAGAATGCACCAGAA AGACCACCTGCGACTGGTAGTTTGTGGAGAATATCAGATAAACCTCCAGCGCATGATCCAGAAGCACAATTGGAACTACCACCGGTACTTAACAAACTTCCTAATATTCCTCCAAGCAAACCTCCAGCAATAGGAACGTTATTTAACATGTTGCCAGCACCAGCCGTGGATCCAGCACCTGAAGTTGCGGCACTTGCGGCATTTGAAGCACTAGATGCTTGGGATCCAGCACCACTTGCAGCATCTGTAGCTGATCCAGCAGTACTAGAAGCATTTGCAGCAGATCCAGCAGCACTTGCTGCGTCTGTGGCTGCTCCAGCTGCGGCAGTGCTTGAAGAATTGGAAGCACTTGCTGCTTCTGAACCAGCCGCTGTACCGGTTCCAGCAGCACTTGATGCCTCAGAAGCTGCTCCAGAACCTGCAGCACTTGCTGCGTCTGCGGCATAG